Genomic window (Bacillus sp. BGMRC 2118):
GTCTTTTTTACTTGGTTAGAAGTATAATAGTTTTCCTCGTGATTTATTTAACTAGGAATGGAGTGTATTTCATGGTGATTAACCCAAAAGATTTTGTTGTTAAGCAAGTAAACTATAAAATTAGATCTGCTGTTAAAAGTGATGCAAAAAGATTGTCTGAATTAAGAGTCCAGATTGATGGAGAAACGGAGAATATGGACAGAGAAAGGGGAGAGGCGTTTATTGACGAAGCCGGATTTGAAGCTATTATTGAAAGAGATGAGAATCATCCTAGAAACTTGTGTTTAGTTGCAGAAGTAAATGGCAGAATTGTAGGATATTCTAGATGTGCAGGTTATGATTTGAAGAGATTCACACATAAAGTAGAATTTGGATTAGGCGTATTAAAAGAATTCTGGGGATATGGAATTGGAAGAAATCTCATGATTGAAACGATTTCCTGGGCTGATGAAACAGGGATAAGAAAGATTGTATTAAATGGTGTATTAGAGACTAATGTTAGAGGCGTTGAGCTCTATAAAAATCTTGGTTTTGAAATTGAAGGTCTACTGAAAAACGATAGAATCCTTTCAGATGGAAAATTTTATAACACATATATAATGGGTAGATATAACTGATTTCTAATGGGGGTGTTTCATAAATTAAAATTTATGAGAACATGCTAGCGTTGGTTCTTTATCTGTACTAGTATCGAATGTTTGATCCATAAAAAGAACAAAATTCTATATTCTCACGGATGGTCTATTTTATGGTCAGAATTTTTATACTTGAAGATCTTTCTTTACAGTCATCTCATTACAAAACGTCCTAGACTAACGTTATTTTTCCACTCTGTTCTACTGTTTTTTCATTATAAATTTCAACGGTCATAAGTAGGGATTTTTCTCGTATTCATTGCTTGGCCGACTACAATTTCTCATGAGTGCAGAAGCGTATACTCTGCACTTTTTCACGTTAGAAAAGATCATAATTCAGCATGAATCATGATCTTAGTCACAAATTGTTCTTTCTTATTCATCACAACCGTATCATAGACATATTCCTCAAACACATAGTCTCCTACCTGTAGCTGAAGCCGATTTAGCTCCGCAAACAGTCGTTCATATGTCAGGTGTATCGTTTTTTCATCCCCAATATGATAGCCAACGAGAAAATTCCCCTTAATTGCATGGAAGTAGGGATATCCTTCCTTTGGCGAAGGCTGTTCGATGTATAAATAGCTGTAATGATGATATTTTTTCTTTACGATGTGTTCTCTCTTTGTCATCACGCCAATTGGATAACCAGTATCCAGATGCAATTCATCCAGTTCATTAATGAAGTCGGAAATGACACCGAGAAATCCGTCTGCAGGTATATCTTCTATATTTCGGCTTCTGTACAAAGTAGCTTCGGGTAATTCAACCAGCTTCATTTCATGAAAATCCAGCTTTTTCGCTTCCTCCATAAATGAAATTCTCGTTTCAATAATTTTTTCCTTTGTCTCGATTTCCTGTCGTAATTTACTTATTTCTTCTTTCTTTTCATACATGATTTCTAAGAAGTTTTCAGGTGACTTATTTTTCATATACTGGGCAATGTCATGTAATGACATGCCAAGATCTTTTAATAGATCAATCACAAAGAACAACTCAATTTGGTGAATTGAATAAAAACGGTATCCTTTTTCATTCTTTAAAATCGGGCACAATAATCCAATCTGATCGTAATAAAACAGGGTTTGTTTGTTCACTTTGCATAACTTGGCAAATTCCCCTGTTGTTAACAATTTTCCCTCATTGTTCATTTTTTCCAACTCCACCCTTGACTATATAGTAACTATATACTCTAGGATGTAGGAAGTAAATAAAGTAAGTGGCTTTTGCTTAAGGAGAAAATAGATGAAGAATAATAAAATTACCCTTGGTTTACTATTACTAAATATTTTTATTGCCTTTCTAGGCATAGGTCTCATCATCCCGGTTTTACCAACATTAATGAAAGAACTAAACATTTCAGGAGTAACGGTTGGGTATTTAACAGCGACGTTTGCAATTGCTCAATTAGTCGTGTCACCGTTTTCCGGGAAGGCAGCCGACAAATTTGGCAGGAAGATCATGATTGTCATCGGCTTATTTATATTTGGACTGTCAGAGATTTTATTTGGAATCGCAAATGAAATTGAAGTTTTGTTTATTTCACGATTTTTAGGGGGAATTAGTGCTGCCTTCATCATGCCGGCAGTTACTGCATTTATCGCTGATATTACGAGCATGGATTCACGAGCCAAAGCACTTGGATACATGTCAGCTGCCATTAGTACAGGATTCATTATTGGACCAGGCATCGGTGGGTTCTTAGCGGAATTTGGCACACGCGTACCCTTTTATTTTGCAGGAAGCCTAGGAATTCTAGCTGCTGTTCTGTCCATTCTGTTACTTACAGAACCGGAAAGAACGATTGAAGAAAAAGATCAGACCGTAGTAGGTAAGCAAGGCTACCAACTCATTCTAGAACGAAAATATTTACTTGCGTTTATTTTAATTTTTATCGCATCTTTCGGGTTAGCGGCATTTGAATCATTTTTTAGTTTATTTGTTGATCACAAGTTTCAGTTTACGCCGTTTGATATTGCGATTATTATTACGGGTGGTGCGATTTTTGGTGCAATTGCACAAGTCGTTCTATTTGATAAGTTAACACGCGTTTGGGGTGAGATTAAACTCATACGTTACAGTTTACTCCTTTCGGCGGTTCTCGTCTTCCTCATGACTGTTGTTCATTCCTATTTTGCTATTTTACTTGTAACGTTCATTGTCTTTGTAGGCTTTGATTTATTTCGTCCTGCTGTCACATCCTATCTGTCTAAGATTGCCGGTAATGAACAAGGCTTTATTGGTGGGATGAATTCGATGTTTACAAGCTTGGCTAATATTAGTGGACCGATTATTGGTGGGATTTTATTTGATATTGATATTAATTATCCTTATTATTTTTCAACGGTCATCCTCATATTCGGAACAGCGCTAACTGTATTTTGGCGACGTTTAACAGGAAGTGCTACCCAAATGATGAAGCAGTGGGATGATTAAAATTAAAAGAAAGAGATATGAAAAGAAGAATTAGTACTTTCATTTTGTACAATACTAACGAAAAGACCAAATGAATCGTGGGGGTACTATGACTTCTCTAAAACCAATCAATGTGACTTCACCGAAAACAGATGTAACAGAAAAGTTAACAGCTGCAGAAATGGGGAAGCTGTGGGCTACCTATACGGGAAATAGTATGGCGAAATGCATTTTGAGCTATTTTCTTCACCATGTAGATGATTCGGAAATTAAGATACTTGTTGAGAATGCTTACAGTCTCTGCGAAACGTTCATGAAAAAAACGGAAGAAATCTTTACGAAAGATAACTTTCCCATTCCAAAAGGATTTAACGTGGAAGAAGACGTCAATTTGAATGCACCTCGTTTATTTGAGGATGAGTTTTACGTTCATTATTTAAAATATACGGCAAAAGCCGGTATGAGTATTTATAGTGTAGGGTATCCATTAGTATACAGAGAAGATATAAGAGATTTCTTCCGGTATTGTATGGAGTCAACAATGGATCTAATGGACCAAATTAAAACCCTTCTAATGCATAAAGGATTTATTATTAAACCACCAGTCATTCCTGTTCCAGATCGAGTAAAGTTTGTTCATCAAGAGTTTCTGAACGGGTTCTTTGGTCATGTGCGT
Coding sequences:
- the norA gene encoding multidrug efflux MFS transporter NorA, whose amino-acid sequence is MKNNKITLGLLLLNIFIAFLGIGLIIPVLPTLMKELNISGVTVGYLTATFAIAQLVVSPFSGKAADKFGRKIMIVIGLFIFGLSEILFGIANEIEVLFISRFLGGISAAFIMPAVTAFIADITSMDSRAKALGYMSAAISTGFIIGPGIGGFLAEFGTRVPFYFAGSLGILAAVLSILLLTEPERTIEEKDQTVVGKQGYQLILERKYLLAFILIFIASFGLAAFESFFSLFVDHKFQFTPFDIAIIITGGAIFGAIAQVVLFDKLTRVWGEIKLIRYSLLLSAVLVFLMTVVHSYFAILLVTFIVFVGFDLFRPAVTSYLSKIAGNEQGFIGGMNSMFTSLANISGPIIGGILFDIDINYPYYFSTVILIFGTALTVFWRRLTGSATQMMKQWDD
- a CDS encoding MerR family transcriptional regulator, giving the protein MNNEGKLLTTGEFAKLCKVNKQTLFYYDQIGLLCPILKNEKGYRFYSIHQIELFFVIDLLKDLGMSLHDIAQYMKNKSPENFLEIMYEKKEEISKLRQEIETKEKIIETRISFMEEAKKLDFHEMKLVELPEATLYRSRNIEDIPADGFLGVISDFINELDELHLDTGYPIGVMTKREHIVKKKYHHYSYLYIEQPSPKEGYPYFHAIKGNFLVGYHIGDEKTIHLTYERLFAELNRLQLQVGDYVFEEYVYDTVVMNKKEQFVTKIMIHAEL
- a CDS encoding DUF3231 family protein, giving the protein MTSLKPINVTSPKTDVTEKLTAAEMGKLWATYTGNSMAKCILSYFLHHVDDSEIKILVENAYSLCETFMKKTEEIFTKDNFPIPKGFNVEEDVNLNAPRLFEDEFYVHYLKYTAKAGMSIYSVGYPLVYREDIRDFFRYCMESTMDLMDQIKTLLMHKGFIIKPPVIPVPDRVKFVHQEFLNGFFGHVRPLHALEITHFYDNIENNVTSKALILAFSQVVKDEKIRKLFEKGKEMTQHNLERYFQKLHDESLPSPSLLDHLITNSTFSPFSDKIMLFHKVDMFSMKIRAFGNSVAVNGRHDVGLAYAASLAKISVFVEEAARLMIENGWMEQPPYAAER
- a CDS encoding GNAT family N-acetyltransferase, coding for MVINPKDFVVKQVNYKIRSAVKSDAKRLSELRVQIDGETENMDRERGEAFIDEAGFEAIIERDENHPRNLCLVAEVNGRIVGYSRCAGYDLKRFTHKVEFGLGVLKEFWGYGIGRNLMIETISWADETGIRKIVLNGVLETNVRGVELYKNLGFEIEGLLKNDRILSDGKFYNTYIMGRYN